Genomic DNA from Mycobacteroides chelonae CCUG 47445:
TACGCCTGGTCTTCGGGTAGCTCGTCTGGGCAGTGACGGTCATGGGGATCCTCTCCGTTGACGTTCCGTACATAAACGTAACGGAAATCTCCGTAACGGACAATGGGGTAATCTTTACCCCTGATGGACCTGACTATCGATCAGCTGGCGCAGCGCGTGGCCATGACGGCACGCAACATCCGCGAGTGGCAGACACTCGGGCTGGTACCCCCGCCCGAGAAGCGAGGACGCGTCGGCATCTACTCCGATGACCATGTCGCGATCATCAATCACGTCAAGAACTTGAAATCCCAGGGGTTTCCGCTCGATGTCATTCGCCGGGTCATCGACTCCGGCGGCGGCTCCGAGGACAGCGTGCGCAAGATGGTGATCGAAGCCCTCAGCCCATTCGCCACGGGAGAGCCGGTGGTGATGCCGCGCGCCGAGCTCATCACACGCGTCGGCACCGGTGCGGATCTGGCACTGGCCGAGCTGGGACTGGTGTCTGACGTCGACGCGAAAACCATCTCGGTCCGCGACTGCGAAACCCTGGACGCAATCGAACTGCTGATCGCCGCGGGCATGTCCATGTCCCGCATCGCCGAGACCCTGCGCGAGGTCGACCGGCTGCAACACCAGATCGCGCAGCTGTTACTGGGCGCCTACGTGGCCGATGTCTGGCAACCCTTCGTCGAGTCCGGTTATGCGTCCGAGGACTGGGGCAAGATCGCCGAAAATGCTTCGAAGGCAAAACAATTGACCGTCACACTGGCATCGCGACTATTGGCGCGGGCCCTCGATGACACCGTCGACCCGATCCTGCTGCAACAGGCCGACGAGGCCGAGGCCGTGCTGGAGCGCAACCGCCCGGCCTCATCGGCCTAGTCTCAGTCGATCTCGCCGCAACCCCGCTCCAGGCCACGAACCTCGATCGGGCACCACACCGCACGGGATACCTCGGCTGCCCACTGCTGGGCATCGGCCAGGGTCGGCACCTCGATGATGCTGAAGCCGCCGAGCTGTTCCTTGGTCTCGGTGTACGGCCCGTCGGTGGTGGTATGCCCAGAGGCGTTGGCACTCACCATGGTCGCGGTAGCGGCGGGCTGCAGACCGGCGGCGAAGAGCCACACCCCTGCCTCCTGCATGCGGCGGGTGACGGCCTGTACATCGGCGCCGATGGTTTCCAAGGCGGCATCGTCGGGCTGCACCGCATCAGGTGGGTAAACAATCGAGAGTAGATAGCGGCTCATGTCAGGCCTCCTCGTCCTGGAAGGGGCGCACCTCGACGGGCTCCTCGCATGCCGCCGACCCCTCCGCAGCCCACTTCAGCGCCGCGTCGAGGTCGGGCGCGTTGATGATCCAGAAACCACCGAGGTGTTCCTTGGTCTCCAGGTAGGGGCCGTCCGTGGTGGTGACCTTTCCGTCCACACTGCGGACCACGGTCGCATCCGATGGTTCGGTCAGACCGTTCGCGAACACCCAGACGCCAGCCTCTTTCATTCTCTCGTTGAGCGCGCCGGTCTGGGCGTACAGCCGCTGCACATCCTCATCACTCCAGTCGGCCGCGTTCTCCGCGTAGCTGTGGACCGAGAGTAAGTACTGCTTCATGGTCGTCCTTTCTATCCGCTTCTGGCGATGGGGACGCCCGGTCGGCTTCCCTTCAACCTCACTACGAATAGACCTGCCCGAAATCGACACCTCATCGCATAAGTCGAAAAGAAATTGCGGAGGATCTCGCTGCGGGCAGCCGAACTACGAGCCGTGCGTCCCGAGCTTGTTGTCCAGGTACTCCTGGCGGCAGGCTCGGCGCGCGATCTTTCCACTGCTGGTGCGCGGGATCGCACCGGCCTGAACCAGCTGGACATCGGCGATGGGCAGGGCGTGCCGACGAGAGACAGCGGCCCGGATCGCCTCAACAATGGGGCCCGGTTCTGCCCGGCCGGCTCCCGCGGCGCGTTCGGCGACGATGACCAACCTCTCTCCGGCACCGTCACCCGCCTCGACGCCCACGGGCAGTTCGTTGGTGGGCACCGAGAAGGCCGCCACGAATCCGCGCCGCACCACCGGAGAGGCATCCTCGACGGTGGCCTCGATGTCGTGCGGGTAGTGGTTACGGCCGTCGACGATCACCAGATCCTTGACCCGACCGGTGATGTACAGCTCACCATCGAGGTAGACGCCGAGATCGCCCGTACGGAACCAGGCAGCGGCCGGTTCGGCTCCGGTGGCATGGCTGCCCTCTCCCAGGCGCGCCCGCAGCGTGTTGCGGAAAGAGAAATCCGTCTCCTCCGGCCGGCCCCAGTATCCGCGACCAATGTTGTTGCCGTGCAACCAGATCTCGCCCACCTGTCCGTCCGGCAGCTCCGCCCCGGCAGCCGGGTCGGCAATCACCGCCCATTGACTGCGGGCGATCTGACCACAGGACACCTGTGGCACCGCCTTCTCATGGGCGGCATCCACCCGCACCGCGTATCCGGCACCCAGCTGTTCGCGATCCACATAGATGACGGATGGCTCGGCTTCGGGGGCGATCGAGGAGACGAAGAGCGTCGCCTCGGCCATACCATAAGACGGCTTGATGGCGTTGGCCGGTAATCCATGGGGACCGAAGGCCTCATTGAACTTACGGATCGACGCGATGCTGACCGGCTCGGAACCGTTGATCAGACCCGCCACCTTGCTCAGATCCAGGGCTTCGCCATCCTTCGGCAGTCCGCGCTCGGCGGCCAGCTCGAAGGCGAAGTTGGGGGCGGCGCCAAAGGTGCGGCCCACGTGAGACGCGGCCGCGAGTTCCTTGATCCAGCGGCCGGGCCGGCGCACGAAAGACATCGGCGACATGAGCGTCATCCGCCCCCCGCACAGCGGGAACATGAGCATGAGCAGGCCCATATCGTGGTACAGCGGCAGCCAGCTCGCTCCTCGGACATCCACATCCAGGCCAACGGAAATGACCATCTGCAGCACGTTGGTCATCACCGCGCGATGGGTGATCTCGACGCCGGCGGGCACTCGCGTCGAACCCGATGTGTACTGCAGATAGGCGATGTCATCGGTATCCGGCGTCACCCTCATATATGTCGCGCCCACCGAGTCGGGCACGCCGTCGACGGCCAAGACTCGGGGCCGACGATCGCGCGGCAGTCGCCGGACGAAACCGCTGACGGATTCGGCGGCCGCCTCATTGGTGAGCACCACCGTCGGTTGGGCATCGGTGAGCACCGCATCGAGCCGCTCGGCGTGACCCGGCAGTTCCGGGGCGAAAAGGGGCACCGCGATGGTCCCGGCCTCGATGGCGGCGAAGAAGCCGATGACGTAATCGAGGCCCTGCGGCGCCAAGATCGCGACCCGATCCCCGGGCTTGGTCACCTGCTGAAGCCTCGCCGCGACCGCACGCGAACGCGCCCGCAGTTGGGGCCAGTTCAGGTCGGACGGAGCGCCGTCCGGGTCACTGCTGAAATCGACGTAGCGGTAGGCAAATGTGTCGTGCTCGCCATCGACGGCACACTCCAAATAATGGTTGACGGTATAGCCATCCGGTAAGGAGATTGCGCCCGTCTCGTCCAGGTACTCCTCAACACGCAACCCTGACACCAGCGCACTCATCGCAACCTCCGCGTAGCCGTAACTACGACAGCCGGACAACAACAAGCAGCAACGAATAGCCATCACGCTTTGCTACGGTCCCGACCGAACGTAGATGGTACGTGACGTACCAGTGGCAAACGGTACTCGAAGTCCCAATAGGACGCCGCGTCTAAAAAGGCCTGAAAGCACATTGTTCACTGTGTGCTTTGACACCCCGGCGTAGCGATGTGACGGGTGCGACCGCGCCGGGTCGAACCTGCGCTGTTGCCCGTCGCCTCTTCGCGCGGAATGCGGCCTTTTCGGGCATTCCCTTCCCGCCCGGTCACTATTAGACTCGTGACAAATAGCATCCAGCGTCGGAGGCAAGCATGCGATCCAGGGATCTGGTCAAGTACTGGTCGCGGTGGGTGACCATGCACGGCATCAGCCGCGTCGGACTACTCACCCAGGTGCGCAAAATGCCCTTGGCGGCGTTGTTCCTCAGCCCGGATCGAGCCGACAACCATTACCGGTACATCGAACAGATCCGGTCCGTCGGCCCCATCGCTCCGGCCCGGGCCACCGGCCTCGTCTTCACCGGTCTGGCGCAGACACGCGAGATCCTGCGGGACCACCGATTCATCACCATGGCGCCCAACAACATTCCCTCCCCGGTGCTCCCCCAGGGGCTCAGCCGTTGGATCTTCAACAGGACCGAGCCCGGTCTGCCCAACCCGGTAGAGCCGCCCGCCATGCTGGCCGTCGACCCACCCGAACACACCCGGTTCCGCAAGCTGGTGTCGAGGGCCTTCACACCACGCGCGGTGAGCAGGCTGGAGGACCGCGTCCGTGAAGTGACGCTGGAGCTGCTCGACAACCTGGAACGCAAGGAGCGAGCCGACCTGCTCGACGACTATGCCTCGCAATTACCGGTGGCGATCATCGCCGAGATGCTCGGTGTTCCACGCGAAGACGCTCCGTTCCTCCTGGAATGGGGCAATCACGGCGCGGCGCTGCTGGACATCGGCATGACTTGGTCTGCGTATCGCGATGCCACCCAGGCGCTCATCGAGATCGACCGCTACTTCGACGCTCACCTGGTCCGGCTGCGCCGCGAGCTTGCGCAGGACCCCACCCTCGACGGCATCCTGGCGAGCATCGTGCGTGACGGCGATCTGGACGACCGCGAACTCAAGGCCACCATGGCACTGCTGCTCGGTGCCGGATTCGAAACGACGGTCAACCTCATCGGGAATGGCATCGTGGCCCTGCTGCGTCACTCCGAACAGCTGGCCTACCTGCAGGAGAATCCGGAAGGCTGGCCGAACGCCGTCGAGGAGATCCTGCGTTACGACTCCCCCGTGCAGGTCACTGGCCGGGTGGCCACCGAAACCGTCGAATTCGACGGCCACACACTGCCTGCCGGCTCGATGGCGGTGCTACTTCTCGGCGGAGCCAACCGCGACCCCGCTGTTTTCGATGAACCCGACGTCTTCGACGTGAGCCGCGCCAACGCACGCGAACACGTCGCATTCGGCAGTGGTGTCCATGTCTGCCTGGGCGCGAGCCTGGCACGGATGGAGGGTGTGGTGGCGCTGCAGTCGTTGTTCGAACGCTTCCCCGAGCTCGCGCTAGCAGCCGATCCCACCCCCGGCAAGCATGTCAATCTGCATGGCTTCGGAAGCCTGCCAGTGAACCTCGGCCGTGCCCGGGTGCGAGCCAGCAGTTAATCTCGAAGCTGCGCGATGTCCGTTCGGCATCGAGCGAGCCGACACGGGGATCGGACGGATGCACGACCGGATCAAACAGCGCACCCATTGGGCGGTGACGCACGGAATGGCCCGTGCGTACCTCAAAGTGCTTGCCCGCCGCGGTGAACCCGTCGCACAGCTGGGAATCGACACCGCCCAGGCTGCGGGCATCTACGGAATCATCGACAAGATCCGTGGCCGCGGCAGGATGTCGCAGGCAGGCGATGGCTGGATCACCGCGGACGCGCGGATCGTCCGAACGATCTTCCGCGACAACCGGTTCGTCACCTTCAAACCCGAACACCGGTCCTCCTCACCGATCATTCAGCGGTTGGCGGCCTGGAGCGACCCGCAGCTGCTCAATCCCGCCGAACCGCCATCCATTCTGATCACCGACCCACCCGACCACGGGCGGCTGCGGCGTCTCGTCGCTGCCCCGTTTACCCCGCGCGCCATCGAGGCCCTGCGCGGACGTATCCAGGAGGTGACGAACGGTCATCTGGACGCGCTGAAACAGCGTCCGCACCCGGACCTGATCCCCGATTTCACCGCGAAGATCCCCATCGCCGTGATCGGCGAGATGATCGCCGTGCCGCCGCAGGATTACTCGCTGCTCTACACCGCGATGAATCGTGCGATCCAGCTGATCGCGACCACCGCCCCGTCCTGGCGCCAATATCAAGACGGCACAGCGGCTTTACGGGAGATCGACGAATACCTCGAGAAGCACGTCGCCCGTCTACGCCGCGAAGGCACCGAAAGTGAGCTGGCCACAGGACTTCTCAACAGCGACCTGAGCCATTTCGAGCTCAAGATGTTCTTCGCGGTGTTCCTGGGCGCGGGATTCGTCACCACCACGCATCTGATGGGCAAGGCGATCCTCGTGCTGCTGCGCCACCCCGACCAGCTGGCGGCGCTACGTGCCGACCCGACCCTGTGGCCCAACGCCGTCGAAGAACTCATGCGCTACGACACCTCGAACCAGTGGTCGGCCCGCGTCGCCACCGAGACGGTCGAGATCGAGGGACACACCATCGAGGCAGGCCAGTCGGCGCTGCTACTTCTCGGCGGAGCTAATCGCGACCCTGCCGTGTTCGAGAACCCGGACGTCTTCGACATCACCCGGCCCAACGCGCGCGAAAACATCACGCTGGGCACCGGGATTCACGTGTGCCTGGGCCAGGTGCTGGCACGGGTCGAGCTGCATATCGCGCTGCAATCGCTCTTCGAACGCTTTCCAGAGCTCGCGCTGGCCGGTGAGCCGGAGTACTTCGACGGTATGGGTATTCACGGACTGCGCCGTCTACCCGTGACGCTGGGACGTTAGCCGCAAGCGGGGACGCCCTTGAAGGCCAGCACCCGACGCACCGAGGCGTTGATCGCGTCACCGTTCAGTTCGCCTGCGTTGTACGCCGATTCGAGGCGGTCCAGGACTGAGCCAACCTTCTCGGTGCTCACCCACAGCGCCCAGTCGACTCCGGCCTTGATCGACTTGAGCACCGCCTCCTCGATCGGGAAACGGTCGGTGATCGCGGCCATCGATGACAGGTCATCGGTGAAGATCACTCCGTCATAGGCGGGTGCCCCGTAGCCGGTTCCCTTGCGCAACAAGTCGACTGCGGCGGGGCTCAGGCTGGATGGGTCGTCGCCAGTCAGTCCGGGGACCTGCATGTGGCCGATCATCACGGCGGCACCGCTGGTTACCAGCGAGCGATACGGCACCAAATCGTTGTCCTTCAGCTGCTCCAGCGGTGGGGTTACCACGCCATTGGTGTGCGAGTCACCCGATGCGTGGCCATGGCCCGGGAAGTGCTTCACCACCGCACGCACGCCACTGGCCTGATATCCCCGCACCGCTGCCTCGGCATATTCGGCGACCTTCTGCGGGTCGCCGCTGTACGAGCGATCGCCGATGGCGCCGTCCGGATCGCCGTCGGTCACGTCTGCATCGGGCGCGAAGTCGATGGTGATACCGAGGTCCTTCATCTTCTGACCGCGCTCCTGGCTGAGGGCCTGCACCTGCTCTGGCGTCTGCGTGGCGGCCAGTTCCCGCGCGGACGGGGACGGACCGATGAGGTCTTTGAGGCGAGACACCCGCCCGCCCTCCTCATCGACGCTCACCGCCGCCGGGATCGGTCCGGCGGTGACGACGTCGTGCAGGGAGCCGTCGGTCAGCATCTCCTTCTTGGTCCAGCTGCCGACGAAGATGCCGCCGACGTGGTGGTCGCGCACCAGCGCACGGGCATCGTCGGCGTCCTTGACGCCCACCATGAGCAGCTGCGCCAACCTGTCACGGGTGCTCAGGCAGGCCAGGTCAGCGGCGGGCGCTGCGGTGACTGGGGCCTTCCCCGAGGACGACGGCGAGGGTTCCTTGGACGGCTCCGAGGTGTTGCCGCCGCAGGCGGACAGCGCCACCACAACGAGACCGGTCAGTACTGTCCCTGCACGCATTCTCATGAGGCCATCGTGTCATGCGCCGGTGTCCAGCCGGGCCAGCCGGTCGCCGAGGTACCCGCGGAACACCTCATTGTCCGTGGATACCAATGCTTTTCGGTAGGCCGCAGCGGCTTCCTGATTCCGGCCGAGCCGGGCGAGCAGATCGGCCCGCGCGGCATGCAGTGGGTAGTAACCGTCCAGGTCCTCCCGTAACGGGTCGATGGCATCCAGCCCGGCCCGAGGGCCGTCGCACTCACCAATGGCCACCGCGCGATTAAGAGCGACCACGCTGGTGGGGGTGAACACCGTCAGCTGGTCATACAGCGCAACAATCTGCCCCCAGTCGGTATGCGCCGCCGAGCGCGCATCGTCATGGACGGCATTGATCGCGGCCTGAATCTGATATGGCCCGGGAGCGTTACGTCTGAGGCAACGTCGCACCAGCTGATGCCCTTCGTCGATCATCCCGCGATTCCACCGAGCGCGGTCCTGATCAGCGAGCAATACCAGCGCCCCGCCGGCATCCGTACGGGCAGGACGGCGCGCCTCGGTAAGCAACACCAAGGCCAGCAGTCCCAGCACCTCGGGCTCATCGGGCATGAGATCTGCCAGCACCCGCGCCAGTCTGATCGCCTCGGCGGAGAGGTCCGTGCGGGTGAGCGTGGCGCCCGAAGAAGCCGCATAACCCTCGTTGTAGACGAGATAGAGCGCAGCCAGCACCGACGACAGCCGATCCGGTAGATCGTGGTCCCCCGGCACCCGGTACGGGATACCCGCCGACGCGATCTTCTTCTTGGCACGCGTGATGCGCGCGGCCATGGTCGATTCGGACACCAGATACGCGTGGGCGATTTCGGGAGTGGTGAGTCCGCCGAGCAGCCGCAGGGTAAGCGCGACCTGCGCCTCCGGGGACAGCGCCGGATGACAGCACGTGAAGATGAGCCGCAGGCGATCATCCTGCACCGGACCCACCTCCTGCGGTTCCGGCTGCTCCTCCTCGAGAACGCTTGCCTCTCTGGATAACTCGTCGCGCCGCTGGTCGCGCCGTAATTTGTCGACGCCGCGGTTCCGGGCCGTGGTGGTGATCCACGCACCCGGATTGGGAGGAATACCGTCCCGTGGCCATTTCGCGATGGCCACCTCGAACGCTTCCTGTACGGCGTCCTCGGCGATATCGATGCTGCCGAAGTAGCGGATCAGGGTTGCCACGGTGCGGCCGTACTCCTCGCGGAAGATGCGGCCGATCTCGTCGTGCGCCACGGGTCAATGGTGCCTCTCCGGTGTCGTGGGTCCTACAGACACCACGAACGGACCCCGCGGAAATCGACAGCGCGCGCCCGTACAGTCGATTTGTGAGAGGCAGTATGCGGCTATACGCGACGTATGCGAGCGTCGCTGGTTCACTCGTGCTCGCGGCATGCACGGATCAGGTTGCAGGCACACCAACCTCAGCAGCCACCGCCACGTATTCCTGCCAGGCACGATCCGTAACAGGACGGGCCTACACCCAATTCCGCCCAAATGGTCAGCCGTTATCCGTCTCTATCCCCGAACTCCCAGGCTGGCGGTCAGCTCCGACTGCATTGAGGGAAAACCAACTCGCCCTTACGAAAACGATCGGGACAACCCAGAGTTATGTTGCGCTGTCAATTCTGCGGCCGGAGCCGGATCGCGACAAAGCTTCCGCGCAACTGAGCAAGTTGACTATGTTCGACCCGTCAGTGTCGATCGTTCAAGAAGAAACGGTGAATGTTTGTAGCTTAGAAGCATCACGACTCGCCGGCACTGCCGAAAATCGAGGCCTGCGGTTCGACTATCTGAACCTCACGTACCCGGCCAACGGGGTCTTCTATCCAATCCAACTCCGCAATCAGATGGGCGCAGACGATGTTCCTCTATTCGGGACCGATGTCGAGGTGATTTTCCGAAACCTGCAGATCGGACCGTAGAGTCGGCGCATGCACAACGACGTCCGTCGGAACATCCTCCGTGCCATGACTTCTGGTGCGCTCATACTCGCCGGGTGTTCGCAGCCAGAGTCCGGCACACCCACCGCGGAACATCCGACGTCCTATTCATGCCAAGCACAGGCGGTGACGGGCGAGACCTATACGCGGACAAGTACGCCCAAGGCGCCGTTCACCGTTTCCATCCCCAAGCTGCCCGGTTGGGAACCGGCCGCGACAGCACGCACAGATAACAAGCTTGCGGTGGTTAAAACGATCGGAATCAGCAGGAGCCTCACCATGCTGATGTCCCTGGACCCTGCCTCTAGCTACGAGCAGGCACAGGAGCAGCTGAATAGCTTTACCAATATCGTCGGGCCGGTAAAGATCACTCACGATGAGACCCTCGAGATCTGCGGCACAAAGGCCACCCGGCTGATCGGCACCGTTGAAGAACGAGGTCAACAGTATGACTACCTCAACGTGACCTATCACTTCGGCGATAACTATTACCCCGTACAGCTGCGCAATCAGATGAAGCTTAGCGATGTACCTTTATTCAGCGCCGACATTGACGTCATGTTCCAGGGTTTCCAGATCAGCCCATAGATGACTTGTGCGCTAGCCGTCCCCACGAACATCCGGGGCCCACAACAACAGTTCGGCGCGCGCCGCATTCGCAGCTTGCACGTCAATCGTCGCACCCTCCGAATCGATTCGATAAGGCACAAGCATGTCGATAGCGATTCCCTCGGAATGCTCAAGTTTGATCTTGATGGCATCTCCTGCCACAGGAACCGAGGCAGTCACGTCTAGCACAGCCGCCCGCGCTCGCAGCTGCTGCCTGTCGCTGGGCAGTTCCAGGCCATCAATGATCCCCGTCTCATCCTGCGGCATTGCAGCTATCGCCGACCGTCGTACCGATACATCACCAGCCAGTCCAATGACCATCATGAACGGTGCGAAGTCATCGGCATGCGCAAGCTCTACCGCGACGAACTTGATAGCATCGCCAAACAGCTTGTCCACATCGTCTTGTGCTTGCGGCGATGCTGTCGATCTCCATTCCATTGGACATCCTTTGAGCTGTTGGCGGGTTGGGCAGGGAGGGGATTCATGGCAGACCAACGACTGCGTGTGTCGACAACCGCGCTCGAACAAGGGTCACGCGAGCTGCGCCAGCATCATCGCACGATCGAGACGGCTGTTGCCGAAATCCATCGGCGGGCTCAAACACTTCAGGGCGTATGGACTGGCTCGGCTGCAAACGATGCGGCAACGGCATGGGACGATCTTCGCAAGACATTCACATCCCACCTGGACAAGCTGTCGGAGCATGCTGAGTTGTTGTTGAAAACCGCGAAGCTGCACTCTGATCAGGAACAGCTGACCACGCAGGCCATCGCCTCAACGGATAGCTAGCGAGGTTGATATGGCTGAACGTTCGTATGACTTAGACGCGATGCAAGAACACATCGATTTCCTGACCAAGCAAATAGAATCGCTCACCGATCAGGCGAAAAATGTCGAGCGTACGGCGGAGGGCGTCCTGTCTCAGTACGAGGGACAAGGCGCAGAAAAGTTCATGGAAGCAAGCGCTGAGTGGCGAACCAAATTCGCACAGCATCTTGAATCACTTGGGGCACTGCGCGACAGAATCAAGATCACGCACGGCAACTACCTCGATGCGAGGACGAAGAACCGCGAAATGTTCCCGGGGGCGTAACCATGACAAAGGCCGATCCAGAATGGTTCTACTCCGTCGCCGCCAAACTTTCAGAGGCGGCCACTTCCTTCGAAGCTCGCTTCACCGCACTTGACCAAAAGCTGAATGTCTCTCGATCAGCGGGCGGCTACGCAACCGGTGGACCCCGCTGGAGCTCCAGCTATGACCAATCCGCGTCTGACGTGTTCGAAGTCGGCTCCCTTGGGGTGATGGCAGCGACGGTCCTCGCGAAGTTGGTACATGAAGCGGGGCTCAACGAGGCCAGAGCGGAGAACGAGTCGAGTCCAACGGGCCCTCAAGAACGTACTCCGCCGCCGCCCTCGGGGAGCAAGATCAACCACGCCATGCACCCCAGCCAGCTGTCCGTCGGCGGAAACAACTCCAAACCAGACCATTGGTCTCTCATTGCCGACTATGTAAAAAAGGAATGGGCTGATTGCGACGAGAGTCGAATTCGTGCGGCGGGGTCTGCCTTTAGTTCCTTCGGCACCGACAGCCAGAAGCAAGCAACCGACCTTTGGAATGCCTGCACGACGATCTTCACTGATGATCGACAAAAAGGCTATCCAGAGATCAATGAAATGGTCACTGAAATCGCCAACGTATGTGGCGCACTCAAAGGGGAGGTCGCTTCCGACCTGGGCGTAGCCTGCGAAGCCGTAGGTTCAAAAGCCGCCGAGATGAAGAAATTAGGTCAGCAATCCCTTACGATACTGCATTACATTATCCTATCTTATGAAGTGGACAAGGTACTGGCGCGAAGACTTCCTTTTGGCGATCGAATACGAAAAGGTATTGACCGACTAATTGAATTCAACAAAAGGGAATACGCTAAAGCCAATGACAAACTCATGGAGTCAATCAACCAAAAGGTAGACCAAGCAGCCGAATCTAACGAGGGCATCAACAATCTGGCGACAACGGACGCCAAGTTTCTGTCAAATCTCCTGGACAGAATTCCCAGGCAAACGGACCCCATTCGTAATCGCACGAAGGAAGAGAACGAGGCCGCTGGTGATGAAGGGGAGCGGCGAGCAGGAATCGATCCCAGAGGCCGCAAGCGAGAGGTGCGAGTCATC
This window encodes:
- a CDS encoding putative toxin; its protein translation is MTKADPEWFYSVAAKLSEAATSFEARFTALDQKLNVSRSAGGYATGGPRWSSSYDQSASDVFEVGSLGVMAATVLAKLVHEAGLNEARAENESSPTGPQERTPPPPSGSKINHAMHPSQLSVGGNNSKPDHWSLIADYVKKEWADCDESRIRAAGSAFSSFGTDSQKQATDLWNACTTIFTDDRQKGYPEINEMVTEIANVCGALKGEVASDLGVACEAVGSKAAEMKKLGQQSLTILHYIILSYEVDKVLARRLPFGDRIRKGIDRLIEFNKREYAKANDKLMESINQKVDQAAESNEGINNLATTDAKFLSNLLDRIPRQTDPIRNRTKEENEAAGDEGERRAGIDPRGRKREVRVIVDTGSGPVAREVVPDRIDDVNRQVIEVKNTNEIRPDRVQILAEAEWARQNGYTMTLVVDHRTAINDPKIQEMVNNGQIQVVRKELDDAYF